The Pseudochaenichthys georgianus chromosome 8, fPseGeo1.2, whole genome shotgun sequence genome has a segment encoding these proteins:
- the LOC117451238 gene encoding serine/threonine-protein phosphatase 4 catalytic subunit B, producing the protein MCVTMGDISDLDRQIEQLRRCELIKENEVKALCAKAREILVEESNVQRVDSPVTVCGDIHGQFYDLKELFRVGGDVPETNYLFMGDFVDRGFYSVETFLLLLALKVRYPDRITLIRGNHESRQITQVYGFYDECLRKYGSVTVWRYCTEIFDYLSLSAIIDGKIFCVHGGLSPSIQTLDQIRTIDRKQEVPHDGPMCDLLWSDPEDTTGWGVSPRGAGYLFGSDVVAQFNAANDIHMICRAHQLVMEGYKWHFNETVLTVWSAPNYCYRCGNVAAILELDEHLQREFIIFEAAPQETRGIPSKKPVADYFL; encoded by the exons ATGTGTGTCACTATGGGGGACATCAGTGACCTGGACCGACAGATAGAGCAGCTCAGACGCTGTGAACTCATCAAAGAAAATGAAGTGAAGGCTCTGTGTGCCAAAGCCAG aGAGATTCTGGTTGAGGAAAGCAATGTCCAGAGAGTAGACTCCCCCGTCACA GTGTGTGGTGATATACATGGTCAGTTCTATGACTTAAAGGAGCTGTTTAGA GTTGGTGGCGACGTCCCCGAGACAAATTATCTTTTCATGGGAGACTTTGTGGACAGAGGCTTCTACAGTGTGGAGACTTTCCTCCTTCTGCTAGCTCTTAAG GTGCGTTACCCAGACAGGATTACCTTGATTCGGGGGAACCACGAGTCCCGTCAGATCACCCAGGTGTACGGCTTCTATGATGAGTGCCTCCGCAAGTACGGCTCCGTCACCGTCTGGAGATACTGCACCGAGATATTCGACTACCTGTCCCTCTCCGCTATCATCGATGGCAAG atctTCTGTGTGCACGGGGGCTTGTCTCCCTCCATCCAGACACTGGaccagatccggaccattgaCAGAAAACAGGAAGTTCCCCACGACGGGCCAATGTGTGATCTGCTGTGGTCGGACCCTGAAG ACACCACAGGGTGGGGGGTGAGTCCCAGAGGTGCCGGCTATTTGTTTGGCAGCGACGTGGTGGCCCAGTTCAACGCCGCCAACGACATCCACATGATCTGTCGAGCGCACCAGCTGGTGATGGAGGGCTACAAGTGGCACTTCAACGAGACGGTGCTCACCGTGTGGTCAGCACCCAACTACTGCTACAG ATGTGGCAACGTGGCGGCCATCTTGGAGCTGGACGAGCATCTACAGCGGGAGTTCATCATATTTGAAGCGGCGCCACAAGAGACCAGAGGCATCCCCTCCAAGAAGCCAGTAGCCGACTACTTCCTGTGA